One window of the Eucalyptus grandis isolate ANBG69807.140 chromosome 8, ASM1654582v1, whole genome shotgun sequence genome contains the following:
- the LOC120287412 gene encoding phosphoenolpyruvate carboxylase kinase 2-like, with amino-acid sequence MDHSRFGAIFRCFSFAAYMVVDKRRLSNATYHQCLVNEPNLMTLLSPHPHILRILEVRETDDRLSLILELYELDTLYSRISSRMALPEPEATTYFGSVAWSHEGGSVVVAMGTLYYDAPEVLMGREYDEEVDVDCQY; translated from the exons ATGGACCACAGCCGTTTTGGCGCCATATTCCGCTGCTTCTCCTTCGCCGCCTACATGGTCGTCGACAAGCGCCGTCTATCCAACGCCACTTACCACCAATGCCTCGTCAACGAACCCAACCTCATGACCCTCCTCTCTCCTCACCCTCACATCCTCCGGATCCTCGAGGTCCGCGAGACTGATGACCGCCTCTCCCTCATTCTGGAGCTCTACGAACTCGACACTCTCTACAGCCGCATATCGTCCCGTATGGCCCTCCCCGAGCCTGAGGCCACCACGT ACTTCGGCTCGGTGGCCTGGTCGCATGAGGGCGGGTCTGTGGTGGTTGCCATGGGAACCCTGTACTACGATGCACCGGAGGTGCTGATGGGGAGGGAGTACGACGAGGAGGTGGACGTGGACTGCCAATACTAA